From Amycolatopsis sp. WQ 127309:
CCGCCGACGAACAGCAGGTTCGGTGCGTCAGGCATGGGTGTCTCCTTCGGGTGTGAGCGTGACCAGGACCTGGTCGGCGGTGACGGTTTCGTGCTGCGCGCAGGAAAGCCGCTCGATCGTCCCGGCGAACGGCGCGACGATGCGGTTCTCCATCTTCATCGCCTCGACGACCACCAGCAGCTCCCCCGCTTCGACCCGCGCACCGGGTGCGCAGGCCACCCCGACGACGACCCCCGGCATCGGCGTGCGCACGGCGCCGTCGGAGGTGTCACCGCCGCCTTCGTCGAAACTCCGGCGGCCCAGCGCGACGCGGTGGCCGCCGATGACGATCTCGTAGCCGGCCGCGGTGGCCAACCCGGTCCACTGGGTGGTCCCGACGGTGCCGCGGACCAGCCCGCCCGGCGCGGGTGCGGCGAGCACGGTGAAGCGGCCGCCGTCGGTGTCGACGCGCAGCCCGGCGCGGTCGCGGGACAGTAGCCGGGCCTCGCGGTCCCGGCCTTCGTGGCGGACGCCGATCCGTCCGAGCGGCGCGTCGGGGTCGAGGGCGGCGCGGTCGAACGCCCCGACGGTGCCCGACCACGGCGAGGCCCCGGCGGTCCGGTCCGGCACCGCCATGGCCGCCGCGCAGGCGAGGGCCCGCGCCGCCCGGTCCGGCGGCGCGGACCGGGCGGTGAAGGCGTCGACCAGGTGGGTGTCGACGCGGCCGTCGAGCACGCGGGGTTCGGCCAGCAGCTCGCCGAGGAAGCCGAGGTTGGTGGTCAGCCCGACGAGCGTGGTCTCCCCGATCGCGGTGCGGAGGCGGGCGAGCGCCGTTTCCCGGTCCGGCCCGGCGGCCACCAGCTTCGCGACCATCGGATCGTAGAAGCCCGGCACCGCGCCGGGCCCGTCGAACGCGGCTTCGACGCGGACCCCGGGCGGCCACTCGACGACCTCGGCGCGGCCGGGCGCGGGCCGGAACCCGTGGGCCGGGTCCTCGGCGTAGACCCGGCACTCGATCGCGTGGCCGGTGGCCCGGATCCGGTGCTGCGGCAGCGGGAGCGGCTCGCCGTCGGCGACGCGCAGCTGCCACTCGACCAGGTCGAGCCCGGTGATCTCCTCGGTGACCGGGTGCTCCACCTGCAGCCGGGTGTTGACCTCAAGGAAGAAGAACCGGCCGTCGCCGTCGAGGATGAACTCGAACGTGCCGGCGCCGACGTACCCCAGCGCGGTGGCGCCCCGCACGGCCGCGTCGAGCAGGGCCTTGCGGGTGACCGGCGGCAGGTGCGGGGCCGGCGCCTCCTCGACGATCTTCTGGTGCCGGCGCTGCAGCGAGCACTCGCGTTCGAGCAGGTGCACCACGTTCCCGTGCCGGTCGCCGAACACCTGGACCTCGATGTGCCGGGGCGCGGCGACGTACCGCTCGGCCAGCAGCCGGCCGTCGCCGAAGCCGGCCCGGCCGAGGCGGACGGCCTCGGCCACCGCCTCGGGCAGCTCGGCGTCGCCGTGGACCACGCGCATGCCCTTGCCGCCGCCCCCGGCGACCGGCTTGAGGATCGCCGGGTACCCGATCCGCGCGGCGTCGGCGCGCAGCTGCGCCGCGGACTCCGTCGCATGCTCCGAACCGGGCAGCACCGGCACGCCGGCGGCGGCCATCAGCTCCCGGGCCCGGGCCTTGTCCCCCATCGCCGCGATCGTGGCGGCGTCCGGTCCGATGTAGACCAGCCCGGCCTCGGTCACCCGCGCCGCGAACTCCGGGTTCTCCGACAGGAAGCCGTAACCGGGGTGGACGGCGTCGCAGTCGGTCCGCAGCGCCGCGCCGACGACCGCGTCGATGTCGAGGTAGCTCTCCCGGGCCGCCGACGGTCCGATGTGGACGGTCTCGAAGGCGCCTTCGAGGTGGGCGGCACCCGCGTCGGCGTCGGAGTGCACGGCGACGTGGTCGACGCCGAGCCGGCGGCAGGTGCGCGCGATCCGGCGGGCGATCTCACCGCGGTTGGCGATCAGCACACGTTTCGGCATCTTCCCTCACATCCTGAAGACCCCGAAGCGGGTCTCCCGCTTCGGCGCGTCGGCGGCCATGGCCAGGCACAGCGCCAGCCAGTCCCGGGTCTCGACGGGGTCGACGACGGCGTCGACCCACAGCCGGGCCGCGTAGTACAACGGCTGCGCCTGCCGCTCGTAGGAGGCGAGGATCGGCTCCCGGATCGCCGCCTCCTCCTCGGGCGTGAGCTCGCGGCCCTCCTTGGCGAGCTGGTCGCCGCGGATGAGGGTCATCACCTTCGCCGTCTGCTCCGCGCCGACGACCGTGGAGCGCGCGCTCGGCCACATCGCCATCAGCTGCGAGCCCATCGACCGCCCGCACATCGCGAAGTTGCCGGCGCCGTAACTGCCGCCGATCACCAGGCTGAACTTCGGCACCTTGGCGCACGAGACGGCGTTGACCAGCTTCGCGCCGTGCTTGGTGATCCCGCCGGCCTCGTACTCGGCGCCGACCATGAACCCGTTGATGTTGTGCAGGAACAGCAGCGGGATGTCGCGCTGGGCGCACACCTCGATGAAGTTCGCGGCCTTCTGCGCGCTCTCGGAGAACAGGACGCCGTCGTTGATCAGCACCCCGACCGGGTAGCCGCCGACGTGCCCGGTCCCGCAGACGATCGTCGGGCCGAACCGGGCGCGGTACTCGGTCAGCTCGCTGTCGTCGAGCAGCCGGGCCAGGATCTCGCGCGCCGGGATGTGCTCCTTGAGCCCGGCGCTGACGACACCCGGCAGCTCGGCGGGGTCGTACTTCGGCGGCCGCGGTGCCTGGGGTGGTTCCGCCAGCCGCGGCCGGGTGCTGCGCGCGGCGAGGTCACGCAGGATCGCGAGGGCGTGGTCGTCGTTTTCGGCGAGGTGGTCGGCCACGCCGGTGACGCGGGTGTGCAGGTCGGCGCCGCCGAGCGTCTCGGCGTCGACGACCTCGCCCGTCGCGGCGCGCACCAGCTGCGGGCCGCCGAGGAACACGGTGCCGGTGCCGCGGACCATCACCGTCTCGTCGCACATCGCCGGGATGTACGCGCCGCCGGCGGTGCACGACCCCATCACGGCCGCCAGCTGGGGCAGCCCCTCGGCCGACATCTCCGCGATGTTGCGGAAGATCCGGCCGAGGTGGTCCTCGTCGGGGAAGAGGTCCTCCTGCAGCGGCAGGAACACCCCGCCGGAGTCGACCAGGTAGAGGCAGCCCAGGCCGTTCTCGCGGGCGATCTTCTGCCCGCGCAGGTGCTTGCGGACGCCGAGCGGGAAGTACGTGCCGCCCTTCACGGTGGCGTCGTTGGCGAAGATCATGAACGGCCGGCCGGCCACGACCCCGATCCCGGTGACGAGCGCGGCCGAGGGGACCGGCTCGTCGTAGACGTCGTGCGCGGCGAGCTGCCCGACCTCCAGCAGCGGTGTGCCGGGGTCGAGCAGCCGGGAGATCCGTTGCCGCGCGGTCAGTTTGCCGCGATCGGCGTGCTTGCGGTGGGCCTTCTCGCTGCCGCCGGCGAGCGCCGCGGCCTTGGCCAGGGCGATCACCGCGCGGTTGACCTCGAAGTCCTCGACGTTGCGGCGGAAGCCGGCCGAGGCGACGTCGACGTGCGAACGCAGGGCCGTCACGCCTCCCCCAACGTGCCCAGCAACGCGGCGAACTTCTCGATCTCGGCGGTGGTCATGCTGGCGCGCAGCATGATCCGCAGCCCCGCCTTGCCGCGGCCGATGATCGGGAAGAAGATCGGCGAGACGTAGAAGCCGTTGCGGAACAGGCCCTGCGCGAGCCGGACGGTCGCGTCCTCCGACCCCACCCGGACGAACCGGATCGGCAGGCCGTCGCCGCGTTCGCCGGTCTCCACCAGGCGGTCGAACCGGGCGATGTTGTCCTGCAGCCGCTGCTGCAACGCGGTCAGCTCGGGGGTCCGGTGCAGCTCCGCGGACGCGAGCAGCCCGCCGAGGCCCGCGGTGTTGATCCGCTGCGACCACATCAGCGGGCCGCCGTTGCGCTGCGCGGTGTCCAGCCGCCACTGGGACCCGCGGCGGCCGAGGAAGATCGCGCCGCCGGACGCGCCGAAGCCCTTGTTCAGCGAGGTGATGATGATCGTGCGGTCGTTGATCTGGCCCAGTTCTTCGAGCACGACGCCACGGCCGCGGTGGCCGACCGTGGAGATGCCGTGGGCCTCGTCGAAGACCAGGAACAGGCCGTACTTCTCCTGCAGGCGAAGGAGTTCCTTCACCGGCGCCTGGCCCCCGGTGCTGTAGACGCCGTCGGCGACGTAGGCGACCCGCTTGTGCTGCTTGCACAGTTCTTCCAGCGCTTCGACGTCGTTGTGCGGCACCACGGCGACTTCGGTTTCGTCGGCGACGCTCGGCTTCATGGCGTTGAGGCAGAAGTGCGCGTTCTTGTCGAACACCATCAGCGGCGGCTCGCCCTCGGTGAAGATGCCGGACGCGACGAGCGGCAGGGCCGCCCACGCGGCGGCGGCGCACGAGTTGAGCGTCACCGCCTCGACGTCGAACAGCTCCGACAGCGCCGCTTCGGCGTCCCTGAGCGCCCCGAAGCGCACGCGCATCCGGGACGTCGAGGTGTTCAGCGCGCCTTCGGCGAGCACGGCGTCGGCCGCGGCCCGCACCAGCTTCGGGTGCGTGTCGAGGCCGAGGTAGGAGTAGGACGACATGTTCACGAACTCGTGGCCGTCGGCGAGCGCGCGGTGGCGGCCGTCGCCGAGCCCGGCCACGACGACGTCGAACAGCCCGGCCTTGTTGGTGACGTCCCAGAAGTCGTCGCTGATCCGGGCCGACTTCTTGATGTTCAGGAACGAGTGCATCGGTTTCTCCTCAAGGGTTTCAGTAGGTGTGGAAGCCGCGGCCGGTCTTGCGGCCGAGGTGCCCGGCTTCGACCAGCCGCGCCAGCGACGGCGGCGTGGCGTACAGCGGCTCCTTGAACTCCGCGTGCAGTGCGGCCGCGATGGCGGCGACGACGTCCAGGCCGATCAGGTCGGCCAGCCGCAGCGGGCCCATCGGGTGCGCGCAGCCCAGCTCCATCGCGAGGTCGACCCGCTCGGCCGGGCAGTAGCCGGCCTCGACCAGCCGGATCGCCGCGAGCAGGTACGGGACCAGCAGCGCGTTGACCACGAACCCGCTGCGGTCGGCGACGGTGACCGCCCGCCGGTCCAGCGTGTCCTCGGCGAAGGCCGTCACCAGGTCGGTCACCGCGTCGGCCGTCGGCAGCGCCGGGACGACTTCGACGAGCCGCAGCGCCGTGACCGGGTTGAAGAAGTGCAGGCCGATCACCCGCTCCGGGCGGCTGGTCACCGCGGCGAGCCGGGTGATCGCGATCGCCGACGTCGTCGTGGCCAGCACCGCGTCGTCGCCGGCGACCTTGTCGAGTGTGGCGAACAGGCCGAGCTTGAGCTGCTCGTCCTCCGGGATCGCCTCGATCACCAGCTGCCGGTCGGCGAGGTCGGCGAGGTCCGTGCCGACCGAGAGGCGGGCCAGCGCGGCGTCGCGCTCGGCCGGGGTCAGCTTCCCCTTCTCCACGCGGCGGCCGAGCGACGCCGCGATCCGCCGTGGCGCCGAGACCAGCGAAGACTCCCGCGACACCGCCAGCCGGACGTCGACGCCCTTCGTCACGCAGAGCTCGGCGATCCCCGCGCCCATCGTGCCCGAGCCGACCACGCCGACCCGGGTGATTCCGTTCGCAAGCACTTGTTTCCCCGCATTCTGCCGGTCCGCGACATCCGCGTCGCCGCGTCAAGGAGTTGTCCTGTTCGAGATGATTGCCCGGGAGCACGACGAAAGGCGCGCCGAATCCGGCGACCCTGCCGAATACGCGTTCGCGCCGATGTGCGGCGCGGATCGCTCCGCGTCGCATTCCCGCCGTGTCACCCCAGTGCCCCGGTCCACCGCACCCCAGCCGTGGCGATCGCCAGTCTGCCCATGCCGGGCGTCGCGGCGCCATGGGGGCCGCTCCCCCACCTTTCCCACGGAGTGCCCCCGCCGTCCCACGGAATCGCCGTCAACAGCGCGAATCCGGCCCGACCGGCACGTCGACACCGCCGGCCCGGACCGCCGGTGCGGCGTGGCTCACGGCGCCGGAGCGGGACGCGGACGCGCCCGGCGCGTGTCAACCTCCGATCGGGCGAGCCCCGGATTCCGGGGTCCCGCGACCCGGCCGGGAAAACCTGGGGGACTCGCCCGCCCCGTTACCAGAAGACCTCCACGCAACGCTCCCGCTTATTCCAGTATTCGGTCCCGCTTGGCGTGATCACACCCGTCGTGTATCCAAGAAGTGCCTATCCGGAGTGACCGGAGAGCTGGGGGAACAATTCGATGCGCGAATACGATTATTCCGATGATCATGTCCCGTTACCCGGTCCCCACCGGGCATGCTGATCCGGTCGCCGGACCTGATCGGCCGGGACGGCGAGCTGCGGGAACTCGCCACGGCCTTCGACGACGCGCTGGCCGGGCACGGCCGCGCCGTCGTCCTCGTCGGGGAAAGCGGGATCGGCAAGTCCCGGCTCGCGCGGGAGGCGGCCGCCCGGGCGGCCGGGCGCGGCGCCCGGGTGCTGCGCGGCCAAGGCAGCTCGATCGGGCCGCTGGTGCCGTTCCGCCCGCTGGCCGAGGCCCTGCTCTCGCTGACCCGGGACACCGAACCCCTCGACGTCGCCGAGCTCGGCCCGTACCTGCCGGCGCTCGGCGTCCTCGTCCCCGACTGGCGCACCGGCCCGGACGACGACCCGGCGCCGCCGCTGCTGGTCGTCGCCGAGGCGGTGCTGCGGCTGCTCGCGGTGGTGGGCCGGGCCGGCGGCTGCGTGCTGGTGCTCGACGACCTCCACGACACCGACGCGGAGACCCTGTTCGTGCTGGAGTACCTGGTCAACAACCTGGAATCGGCCCGGGTCCTGCTGATCGGCACGATCCGCGACCACACCTCCGCCGCCCGCGACATCGCCCGCTCGGCGGCCCGGCACGGCGTCTGCGCCGTCCGGACCCTGCACCGGCTGGGCCGCGACGACGTGCACGGCGTGATCGCGGCGTGCCTCGGCACGGACCGCGAGCGGGTGCCGGGCGCGACGGCCGGGCACCTGTGGCAGCTCAGCACCGGCATCCCGTTCCTCGTCGAAGAACTCCTGCACGAGCTGATCCACGACGGCCTGCTGCTCGAGCGGTCCGACGGCTGGCACCTCGCGGACAAACCGGCCGGGACCGTGCCCGTCGCGCTGGTCACCAGCATCGAGGCCCGGATGACCCAGCTGGGACCGGATGGCGCCGAACTGCTGGCCGCCGCGGCCGTCATGGGTGCCCGGTTCGCCGCGCCGGTGGTCCAGCGGGCCGCCGGGGCCGACGACCGGACGGTGGCCGGCTTCCTCGACGCCGTGATCGACGCGCGGCTCGTCGAGCCGGACCCGGCGGCGCTCGGCTGGTACGCCTTCCGGCACCCGCTCACCGTCGAGGCCGTGCTCACCCGGCTGGGTCCCACCCGGCGGGCCGAACTCGCCCGGCTCGCCGCGGACGCCGCCGAACGGCTGCACCCCGGGCTCCCCGGCGACTGGTGCGCCCGGGTCGCGGAGCTGCGGCGGCTCGCGGGCGACCGGGCCGTCGCGGGACGGCTGTTCGCGGACGCCGGGCAACGCGCGCTCGCCGTCGGGGCGGCCGGGGCCGCGGTCGGGCTGTTCGGCCGCGCCGACGCGCTGCTGACCGACAGCCCCGATCTCCCGCTGCGCGGCGGTGTCCTCGAGTCGCTGGCCTACGTGCTCGGCGAGACCGGGCAGGTCGAGCGGGCCTTCGAGCTGTCGGGCCGGCTCGACGAGGTCGGGCTGTTCCACCGGGCCGCCGCGCTGCACGCGCGGCTGGCCTGGGCCGCCTGCCTGGCGGGCCGGTACGACGCCGGGCTCGCCCAGGTGGCCGCCGCCCGGGCGTGTCACGGGTCCGCCGGCCCGGACCGGCAGGGCGCGGCGATCGACGCCGTCCACGCGCTCCTGCTGCTGGAGGCGCCGGGCGGGGGCGGCGAAGCCGGGCAGCTGGCCGCGGCCGCCCTGGCGCAGGCCGAGCGGCACGACGACGCGGTCGTCGCCTGCCAGGCGCTGCTCGCGCTCGGCGTCCTCGCCTGGGAGCGGGACCCGGACGCGGCCCGGGACCACCTCGAGCGGGCCCGGCTGCTGACCGAGACGCACCGGCTGCCGCTGTGGCGCACGCACGTCCTGCTCCGGCTGGGCGAGCACCTCGCGCAGGCGGACGGCGACGTCGGCGGCCTGGTGCTGGCCCGGGACCAGGCGGACCGCGGTGGCGCGGTGGCGGTGAGCCACGCGGCGGACGCCCGGATCGTCCGGTACGGCCAGGTGCTCGGGGGCGAGTACCGGCCCGGCGAGCCGGCGCGGCTGGCGGCGGCCGCCGAGCGCCACCACCTCGACGCCGTCGTCCGCCACGCCCGCGTCACCCGCGCGATCTGCGCCGCCCACCAAGCGGACCGGGCGGGCATGACCGAAGCGCTGGCCGGAATCCGCGCCGCCGACGGTGACCCCGGCCCGGGGCTGGCCCAGGCGTTCTGCGCCCTGCTCGAGGAGGACCGCGACCGCGCCCGGCGCGACCTGAGGCTCGCCGGCGGCGCGCCCCTGTCCGGCCGGCACGGGCTCGGGCCGCTGCTGGACGTCCTGGCCGGTGACCTGGGCCCGGACGAGCTGGCCGCCGCGGCCGCGGCCCCGGCGGGCCGGTTGCGCTGGAACCGGCAGTTCACCGCGCTGGCGGAGGCGGTCCTGCACGGCCGCCACGGCGACAGCGCCCGCGCGGAAGCCGCGGCGAAGGAGGCCCGGGACGCGGCCCGCCCGTACCGGATGGCGATCCACCTCGGGGCCCGGCTCGTGGCCGAGGCCGCCCTCGCCGACGGCTGGGGTGACCCGGTGCCGTGGCTGCGCGCCGCGGAGGAGTACTTCCACGACGCCGCGGTCCCGGCGGTCGCCGGCGCGTGCCGGGTCCTGCTGCGCCGCGCGGGCGAGCCGGTCCGGCAGCGACGGCCCGGCCTGCACCGGCTCCCCCGGGAGCTGCTCGACGCCGGCGTCACCGTCCGGGAGTACGACGTGTTCCGGCTCCTGGCGCACCGGCTCGGCAACACCGAGATCGCCCGGCGGCTGCTGATCTCCCCGAAGACGGTGGAAAAGCACGTGTCCAGCCTGATGACGAAGACGAAGCTGCCCGACCGCGTCACCCTCTTCACCTACGCCTCGGACATCGGCCCGTGAGTCCTCGTGGACGGCACGAGGAACGGGGCAAGATCGACGGGGCGAAGAGGCATTCAGCCGGGGTTCACGTGGTTCACCCGGATGGTTCTTGTTAACTTCACTTGTTGCAGCTCGGCCGGTGGAGGGGAAGTCGCACGTGAGCAATCCGCTGGTCGCGGAGACCAAGGACTCGACGAAGGCGTACTCGGGCGTCTCGCTGCTGGAGTCGGCGGCCGACCTGAAGTCCGCGATCGAGTCGGGTGACTGGGCTTCGGTCGCGATGGGCGCGGTCGGGACCGCGCTGGACGCGTTGTCGATGGCGATGGACCCGTTCGGTGCGGTCCTCGCCGCGGGTGTCGGGTGGCTGATGGAGCACGTCGGGCCGCTCAAGGAAGCACTCAACGGGCTGACCGGCAACGCGGACGAGATCGCGGCGCAGTCGGAGACGTGGAAGAACATCGCGACCGAGCTGGGCAGTATCGGTGAGGACCTGAGCGGGATGGTCAAGGCGGACACCGCGTCGTGGACCGGTCCTGCTGGTGACAGCTATCGGCAGCGTGCCGATGACACGGTGACGTTGCTGAACACGGCGCAGAAGGGTTGTGAAGGCGCTTCCAGCGGTGTGAAGACCGCCGGTGAAGTGGTCGCCGCGGTCCGGGCGTTGGTGCGCGACATCATCGCCGAGCTGATCGGGCATCTGATCAGCTGGGCGTTGCAGGTGGTGTTCACCCTGGGTATCGGGCTCACCTGGGTTGTCCCGCAGGTCATCAACGCCGTGGCGAAGACGGCGTCGAAGATCGCGAACTTGGTGAAGCGGCTGGTCACGGCGTTGAAGGCGCTGGTCCCGTTGTTGAAGCGGGCCGGGGATCTGTTCTCGGATGCGGCGAAGGCGTTGCGGAAGATCAAGCCGGGTAAGGCGTCGCCGCCGCCGAACAAGATCGACATCAAGGGCAACCCCAAGGACCTGGGCGGACCCAAGGGCAAGGGTGGGCCGGACGCGCCGCCGGCGAAGACGGATCCGCCGCCGCCGAAGGGTGACGGGAACACCTCGCCGTCCGGCGCCAAGGGTGACGGCGACGGTACGCACTCGTCGGGTGCGGACGCGCCGCCGGCCAAGACCGATCCGCCACCCGCGTCCAAAGGCCCGGACGACACGCCCAAGAGTCCCGACCCCACGCCGCCCCCGGCGTCGAAAGGTCCCGACGGTGGCGACACGAAGCCTTCGTCGACGCCGAAGGGCAAGCCCGACGACGGGCCGCGGATCAAGGACAACAACCCCAAGCCGGACGAACACACCACGCCGACCAAGGACAAGACGGACTGCGGCGACCCGATCGACGTCGCGACCGGGGCGGTGATGCTGGAGCAGGAGGACGTGTCGCTGCCCGGCGCGCTGCCGCTCGTGATCGCGCGCACGCACCTGTCGACCTACCGCGCGGGCCGGCTGTTCGGCCCCACCTGGACCTCGACGCTGGACGAACGGCTCGAGGTCGAGCCGGACGGGCTGCACCTCGCCCTGGCCGACGGCACGCTGCTGCGCTACCCGGTCCCGCGCGGGGTCGAGGCCGTGGTCCCGGAGAGCGGCCCGTACCTGGCGCTGCGCCGGGTCCGGCACGGGTTCATCGTCGGCGACCCCCAGTCCGACCGGATGCGCTACTTCGCGGCCGGCCGCGGCGCCACCACCCTGCCCCTGCGCGCGGTCGTCGACGGCGCGGGCAACCGGATCGTGCTGCGCTACCGCGACGGCGTGCCGGTGGCCATCGAGCACTCCGGCGGCTACCGCGTCGAGATCGACAGCGCCGACGGCCTGGTCACGGCGTTGCGCACCGCGGGCTCGCCGATCCCGCTGGCGGAGTACGGCTACGACGCCGCGCGCCGGCTGGTCGAGGTCGTCGACGCGGTCGGCACCCCGCAGAAGTTCACCTACGACGCCGACGGCCGGCTGGTGCGCTGGGACGACGTCAACGGCCGCTGGTACCGCTACGGCTACGACGCCCAGGGCCGATGCGTGCGCGCGCAGGGCACCGGCGGCTACCTGAACACCGAACTGGCCTACGAGCCCGGCGTCACGACCGTCACGAACTCGCTCGGCGCCGTCACCCGCTACCGGCTCGACGAGCGGCTGCGGGTGATCGGGCAGACCGACCCGCTGGGCCACACCACCAGCGCCGAGCGGGACCGCTTCGGGCGCGTCGTCGCCGAGACCGACGAGCTCGGCCACGTCACGCGCTGGGACTACGACGAGATCGGCAACCTCACCGCGGTGACGCGGCCCGACGGCGGCCGCATGGTCGTCGGCTACGACGAGCGGCGCCGGCCCGCCGCCGTGACCGGACCGGACGGCGCCGTGTGGCGCTACGAGTACGACGGGCGCGGCAGCCTCGCCCGCACCGTCGACCCGACCGGCGCCGCGACCGCCTACACCTA
This genomic window contains:
- a CDS encoding carboxyl transferase domain-containing protein, whose amino-acid sequence is MTALRSHVDVASAGFRRNVEDFEVNRAVIALAKAAALAGGSEKAHRKHADRGKLTARQRISRLLDPGTPLLEVGQLAAHDVYDEPVPSAALVTGIGVVAGRPFMIFANDATVKGGTYFPLGVRKHLRGQKIARENGLGCLYLVDSGGVFLPLQEDLFPDEDHLGRIFRNIAEMSAEGLPQLAAVMGSCTAGGAYIPAMCDETVMVRGTGTVFLGGPQLVRAATGEVVDAETLGGADLHTRVTGVADHLAENDDHALAILRDLAARSTRPRLAEPPQAPRPPKYDPAELPGVVSAGLKEHIPAREILARLLDDSELTEYRARFGPTIVCGTGHVGGYPVGVLINDGVLFSESAQKAANFIEVCAQRDIPLLFLHNINGFMVGAEYEAGGITKHGAKLVNAVSCAKVPKFSLVIGGSYGAGNFAMCGRSMGSQLMAMWPSARSTVVGAEQTAKVMTLIRGDQLAKEGRELTPEEEAAIREPILASYERQAQPLYYAARLWVDAVVDPVETRDWLALCLAMAADAPKRETRFGVFRM
- a CDS encoding aminotransferase class I/II-fold pyridoxal phosphate-dependent enzyme, encoding MHSFLNIKKSARISDDFWDVTNKAGLFDVVVAGLGDGRHRALADGHEFVNMSSYSYLGLDTHPKLVRAAADAVLAEGALNTSTSRMRVRFGALRDAEAALSELFDVEAVTLNSCAAAAWAALPLVASGIFTEGEPPLMVFDKNAHFCLNAMKPSVADETEVAVVPHNDVEALEELCKQHKRVAYVADGVYSTGGQAPVKELLRLQEKYGLFLVFDEAHGISTVGHRGRGVVLEELGQINDRTIIITSLNKGFGASGGAIFLGRRGSQWRLDTAQRNGGPLMWSQRINTAGLGGLLASAELHRTPELTALQQRLQDNIARFDRLVETGERGDGLPIRFVRVGSEDATVRLAQGLFRNGFYVSPIFFPIIGRGKAGLRIMLRASMTTAEIEKFAALLGTLGEA
- a CDS encoding LuxR family transcriptional regulator, translating into MLIRSPDLIGRDGELRELATAFDDALAGHGRAVVLVGESGIGKSRLAREAAARAAGRGARVLRGQGSSIGPLVPFRPLAEALLSLTRDTEPLDVAELGPYLPALGVLVPDWRTGPDDDPAPPLLVVAEAVLRLLAVVGRAGGCVLVLDDLHDTDAETLFVLEYLVNNLESARVLLIGTIRDHTSAARDIARSAARHGVCAVRTLHRLGRDDVHGVIAACLGTDRERVPGATAGHLWQLSTGIPFLVEELLHELIHDGLLLERSDGWHLADKPAGTVPVALVTSIEARMTQLGPDGAELLAAAAVMGARFAAPVVQRAAGADDRTVAGFLDAVIDARLVEPDPAALGWYAFRHPLTVEAVLTRLGPTRRAELARLAADAAERLHPGLPGDWCARVAELRRLAGDRAVAGRLFADAGQRALAVGAAGAAVGLFGRADALLTDSPDLPLRGGVLESLAYVLGETGQVERAFELSGRLDEVGLFHRAAALHARLAWAACLAGRYDAGLAQVAAARACHGSAGPDRQGAAIDAVHALLLLEAPGGGGEAGQLAAAALAQAERHDDAVVACQALLALGVLAWERDPDAARDHLERARLLTETHRLPLWRTHVLLRLGEHLAQADGDVGGLVLARDQADRGGAVAVSHAADARIVRYGQVLGGEYRPGEPARLAAAAERHHLDAVVRHARVTRAICAAHQADRAGMTEALAGIRAADGDPGPGLAQAFCALLEEDRDRARRDLRLAGGAPLSGRHGLGPLLDVLAGDLGPDELAAAAAAPAGRLRWNRQFTALAEAVLHGRHGDSARAEAAAKEARDAARPYRMAIHLGARLVAEAALADGWGDPVPWLRAAEEYFHDAAVPAVAGACRVLLRRAGEPVRQRRPGLHRLPRELLDAGVTVREYDVFRLLAHRLGNTEIARRLLISPKTVEKHVSSLMTKTKLPDRVTLFTYASDIGP
- a CDS encoding 3-hydroxybutyryl-CoA dehydrogenase, yielding MLANGITRVGVVGSGTMGAGIAELCVTKGVDVRLAVSRESSLVSAPRRIAASLGRRVEKGKLTPAERDAALARLSVGTDLADLADRQLVIEAIPEDEQLKLGLFATLDKVAGDDAVLATTTSAIAITRLAAVTSRPERVIGLHFFNPVTALRLVEVVPALPTADAVTDLVTAFAEDTLDRRAVTVADRSGFVVNALLVPYLLAAIRLVEAGYCPAERVDLAMELGCAHPMGPLRLADLIGLDVVAAIAAALHAEFKEPLYATPPSLARLVEAGHLGRKTGRGFHTY
- a CDS encoding biotin carboxylase N-terminal domain-containing protein, translated to MPKRVLIANRGEIARRIARTCRRLGVDHVAVHSDADAGAAHLEGAFETVHIGPSAARESYLDIDAVVGAALRTDCDAVHPGYGFLSENPEFAARVTEAGLVYIGPDAATIAAMGDKARARELMAAAGVPVLPGSEHATESAAQLRADAARIGYPAILKPVAGGGGKGMRVVHGDAELPEAVAEAVRLGRAGFGDGRLLAERYVAAPRHIEVQVFGDRHGNVVHLLERECSLQRRHQKIVEEAPAPHLPPVTRKALLDAAVRGATALGYVGAGTFEFILDGDGRFFFLEVNTRLQVEHPVTEEITGLDLVEWQLRVADGEPLPLPQHRIRATGHAIECRVYAEDPAHGFRPAPGRAEVVEWPPGVRVEAAFDGPGAVPGFYDPMVAKLVAAGPDRETALARLRTAIGETTLVGLTTNLGFLGELLAEPRVLDGRVDTHLVDAFTARSAPPDRAARALACAAAMAVPDRTAGASPWSGTVGAFDRAALDPDAPLGRIGVRHEGRDREARLLSRDRAGLRVDTDGGRFTVLAAPAPGGLVRGTVGTTQWTGLATAAGYEIVIGGHRVALGRRSFDEGGGDTSDGAVRTPMPGVVVGVACAPGARVEAGELLVVVEAMKMENRIVAPFAGTIERLSCAQHETVTADQVLVTLTPEGDTHA